In Archocentrus centrarchus isolate MPI-CPG fArcCen1 chromosome 22, fArcCen1, whole genome shotgun sequence, one DNA window encodes the following:
- the stxbp5b gene encoding syntaxin-binding protein 5 isoform X2, producing MKKFNIRKVLDGLTAASSSSSATAQPGTPRENDVVQETLQSEHFQLCKTVRHGFPYQPSSMAFDPVQKILAIGTQTGALRLFGRAGVECYCQHESGAAVIQLQFLINEGALVSALADDSIHLWNLRQKIPAILHSLKFNRERITYCHLPFQSKWLYIGTERGNIHIVNVESFTLSGYVIMWNKAIELSTKTHPGPVVHISDNPMDEGKLLIGFETGVVVLWDLKSKKADYRYNYDEAIHSVAWHHEGKQFVCSHSDGTLTTWNVRTPAKPAQIITPHGKQPKDGKKPEPCKPILKVEYKTTRAGDPFMVLSGGLSYDTVGRRACLTVMHGKSTAVLEMDYPIVDFLTLCETPYPNDFQEPYAVVVLLEKDLVVIDLGQIGYPIFENPYPLAIHESPVTCCEYFADCPAELIPALYSVGCRQKRQGYSKKEWPISGGNWGQGTQSYPEIIITGHADGSIKFWDASALMLQALYKLKTAKVFERARGKEEKPNTDIVDEDPFAIQTLSWCPESRMLCLAGVSAHVIVYRFSKQEITTEAVELLEVRMQSEFSDVDSPDPGGDQTPTLPTSGASSSPQESEPPTQPLTGSNSSDGPRDNIPCLQVRSSPLKQSPGYQVELVIQLVWVSGEPPQQITSLAINSSYGLVVFGNSNGLAVVDYLQKTLLLNMGTSELYSPSDPYQRQPRSPRKAKPAGAICESNDGSNTSEDRCRSPTSGSPSPCNSDDDKKQKFIEKVKCKSRRFSKTVANDFAKMSRKISLSCEQKTDMDAKDNSFTRSRSSSVTSIDRESREALSSFYFCESFPRKTDSLVSPCLLVGTTQGSVMMVALSLPPGGDQRLQQLVGIASCGTLVRLKGGILTMALLDATGTLLPPSFEQWYDPNASDEEKEKGRKRRPASPASSQEGQEPQFAILCSEKQAKVVALPSQTRIYKHSITETSFVLRADVVQMAGANCIACFCANGHIMTLSLPSLRPLLEVNYLPLTDMRIARTFCFSNLGQALYLISPTEIQRITYSQETCDNLQEMLSELFTPVETPEAPNRGFFKGLFGGGAQSLDREDLFGETAAGKASRSLAQHIPGPGSMEGMKGAASGVVGELARARIALDERGQKLGELEERTAAMMASAESFSKHAHDMMLKYKDKKWYQL from the exons ATGAAGAAGTTTAATATTCGGAAGGTGCTGGACGGCTTGACAGCggcttcttcctcctcctccgcaACTGCTCAGCCGGGTACTCCCAGGGAAAATGATGTTGTCCAGGAGACTTTACAGTCGGAACATTTCCAGCTTTGCAAG actGTGCGTCATGGCTTCCCATATCAACCATCCTCAATGGCTTTTGACCCCGTACAGAAAATCTTGGCCATTGGGACTCAGACTGGAGCTTTGAGGct CTTTGGCCGTGCAGGCGTGGAGTGTTACTGTCAGCACGAGAGCGGTGCCGCTGTCATCCAGCTCCAATTCCTGATCAACGAG GGGGCGCTGGTGAGTGCCTTAGCTGATGACAGCATCCACCTGTGGAACCTGAGGCAAAAAATCCCGGCTATCCTGCATTCGCTCAAGTTTAACAGGGAGAG AATCACATACTGCCACCTGCCCTTCCAGAGCAAATGGCTGTACATCGGCACAGAAAGAGGAAACATCCACATTGTCAACGTGGAGTCCTTCACTCTCTCAGGCTACGTTATTATGTGGAACAAAGCCATCGAACT ATCCACCAAGACACACCCAGGGCCTGTTGTGCACATCAGTGATAACCCCATGGATGAGGGCAAG CTTCTGATTGGATTTGAGACTGGGGTAGTCGTGTTGTGGGATTTGAAGTCCAAAAAAGCTGACTACCGCTACAATTATGACGAG GCAATCCACTCAGTCGCCTGGCACCATGAGGGCAAGCAGTTTGTTTGCAGCCACTCCGATGGCACTTTGACCACGTGGAATGTACGAACCCCGGCCAAGCCTGCACAGATCATCACACCACACG GAAAGCAGCCTAAGGATGGAAAAAAGCCAGAACCATGCAAGCCTATCCTGAAAGTGGAGTACAAAACAACAAGGGCTGG GGACCCATTCATGGTGCTGTCTGGAGGTCTGTCTTATGATACAGTGGGGAGGAGAGCCTGTCTGACTGTGATGCATGGAAAGAGCACTGCTGTTCTGGAGATGGACTACCCCATTGTGGATTTCCTTACACTGTGTGAAACTCCATATCCAAATG ACTTTCAGGAGCCTTACGCTGTGGTAGTCCTACTTGAGAAAGATTTGGTCGTAATAGATCTCGGACAGATTGG ATATCCCATATTTGAAAATCCATATCCTCTGGCTATCCATGAGTCACCGGTGACCTGCTGTGAGTATTTTGCCGACTGTCCTGCTGAACTTATTCCTGCACTTTACTCTGTCGGCTGTCGGCAAAAGAGGCAAGGTTACAGTAAGAAG gaatgGCCCATTAGTGGTGGAAACTGGGGCCAAGGCACACAGAGTTACCCAGAGATTATAATCACAGG ACATGCTGATGGGTCAATCAAGTTTTGGGATGCTTCTGCAt TAATGCTCCAAGCACTGTACAAGCTGAAGACTGCCAAGGTGTTTGAGAGGGCTCGTGGAAAGGAGGAGAAGCCAAACACAGATATAGTAGATGAAGACCCGTTTGCCATCCAGACCTTGTCATGGTGTCCTGAGAGCAGGATGCTTTGCCTGGCTGGAGTATCTGCTCATGTTATCGTCTATAGATTCAGCAAACAAGAAATCACCACTGAAGCTGTTGAG CTCTTGGAGGTGCGAATGCAGAGTGAATTTAGTGACGTGGACTCCCCTGACCCAGGAGGAGACCAGACCCCCACTTTGCCAACCTCGGGAGCTTCCTCCAGCCCTCAGGAGAGCGAGCCTCCCACTCAGCCATTGACAGGCAGCAACTCCTCTGATGGCCCACGAGACAATATACCATGCCTGCA GGTGCGGAGCTCCCCACTGAAGCAGTCTCCGGGGTATCAGGTGGAACTGGTGATCCAGCTGGTGTGGGTGAGTGGGGAGCCACCTCAGCAGATCACCAGCCTGGCAATCAATTCCTCCTATGGCCT TGTGGTGTTTGGAAACAGTAATGGTCTGGCTGTGGTGGACTACCTCCAGAAAACTCTGCTTCTCAATATGGGCACGTCAGAGCTGTACAGCCCATCTGACCCCTATCAGAGGCAGCCTCGCTCCCCACGTAAAGCAAAGCCTGCTGGAG CGATTTGTGAATCCAACGATGGGTCCAACACCTCAGAGGACCGCTGCAGATCACCTACTTCAG GCTCTCCCTCGCCCTGCAATTCTGATGATGACAAAAAGCAGAAGTTCATAGAGAAGG TGAAATGCAAAAGCAGACGCTTTTCCAAGACGGTTGCCAATGACTTTG CCAAGATGTCACGGAAAATTAGCTTGTCTTGTGAGCAAAAGACTGATATGG ATGCCAAGGATAATTCATTCACCCGCTCACGTAGTTCAAGTGTAACCAGCATAGACAGAGAATCTCGAGAGGCCCTCTCCTCCTTTTACTTCTGTGAGAGTTTCCCGAGAAAGACAGACAGTCTGGTCAGCCCCTGTCTGCTCGTGGGGACCACCCAAGGCTCTGTGATGATGGTGGCCCTCAGCCTGCCACCCGGTGGGGACCAGAGGTTGCAGCAGCTAGTTGGCATTGCCTCCTGTG GTACCTTGGTCAGACTCAAAGGAGGCATTTTGACTATGGCCCTGCTGGATGCAACTGGAACTCTGCTGCCCCCTTCCTTTGAGCAGTGGTATGACCCAAATGCCtcagatgaagaaaaagagaagggCCGGAAGCGCAGGCCAGCCTCTCCTGCCTCGTCACAAGAGGGCCAGGAGCCTCAGTTTGCCATACTGTGTTCAGAGAAACAGGCCAAGGTGGTGGCCCTGCCCTCCCAAACTCGCATCTACAAACACAGCATCACAGAGACTTCCTTCGTACTGAGGGCTGATGTTGTGCAGATGGCTGGGGCTAACTGCATCGCCTGTTTCTGTGCTAATGGGCATATAATGACTCTGAG TTTGCCTAGTTTGCGTCCGCTTCTGGAGGTGAACTACCTGCCACTGACAGACATGCGGATAGCAAGAACATTCTGCTTCTCTAACCTGGGTCAGGCTCTGTACCTCATCTCCCCTACTGAGATCCAGAGGATCACCTACAGCCAGGAGACCTGTGACAACCTGCAG GAGATGCTCAGTGAGTTATTTACCCCAGTGGAGACACCAGAGGCTCCAAACAGAGGTTTCTTCAAAGGCCTTTTTGGGGGAGGAGCTCAGTCTCTGGACAGAGAGGACCTCT TTGGCGAAACAGCTGCAGGTAAGGCCTCTCGTAGCCTGGCGCAACACATCCCTGGGCCAGGCAGCATGGAAGGCATGAAGGGGGCAGCGTCAGGAGTTGTGGGAGAGCTTGCCCGTGCCAGAATAGCTCTGGATGAGAGAGGACAGAAGCTGGGCGAGCTGGAGGAGAGAACAGCAGCCATGATGGCCAGTGCAGAGTCCTTCTCCAAACATGCACATGAT ATGATGTTGAAATACAAAGATAAAAAGTGGTACCAGCTCTGA
- the stxbp5b gene encoding syntaxin-binding protein 5 isoform X5 yields the protein MKKFNIRKVLDGLTAASSSSSATAQPGTPRENDVVQETLQSEHFQLCKTVRHGFPYQPSSMAFDPVQKILAIGTQTGALRLFGRAGVECYCQHESGAAVIQLQFLINEGALVSALADDSIHLWNLRQKIPAILHSLKFNRERITYCHLPFQSKWLYIGTERGNIHIVNVESFTLSGYVIMWNKAIELSTKTHPGPVVHISDNPMDEGKLLIGFETGVVVLWDLKSKKADYRYNYDEAIHSVAWHHEGKQFVCSHSDGTLTTWNVRTPAKPAQIITPHGKQPKDGKKPEPCKPILKVEYKTTRAGDPFMVLSGGLSYDTVGRRACLTVMHGKSTAVLEMDYPIVDFLTLCETPYPNDFQEPYAVVVLLEKDLVVIDLGQIGYPIFENPYPLAIHESPVTCCEYFADCPAELIPALYSVGCRQKRQGYSKKEWPISGGNWGQGTQSYPEIIITGHADGSIKFWDASALMLQALYKLKTAKVFERARGKEEKPNTDIVDEDPFAIQTLSWCPESRMLCLAGVSAHVIVYRFSKQEITTEAVELLEVRMQSEFSDVDSPDPGGDQTPTLPTSGASSSPQESEPPTQPLTGSNSSDGPRDNIPCLQVRSSPLKQSPGYQVELVIQLVWVSGEPPQQITSLAINSSYGLVVFGNSNGLAVVDYLQKTLLLNMGTSELYSPSDPYQRQPRSPRKAKPAGAICESNDGSNTSEDRCRSPTSDAKDNSFTRSRSSSVTSIDRESREALSSFYFCESFPRKTDSLVSPCLLVGTTQGSVMMVALSLPPGGDQRLQQLVGIASCGTLVRLKGGILTMALLDATGTLLPPSFEQWYDPNASDEEKEKGRKRRPASPASSQEGQEPQFAILCSEKQAKVVALPSQTRIYKHSITETSFVLRADVVQMAGANCIACFCANGHIMTLSLPSLRPLLEVNYLPLTDMRIARTFCFSNLGQALYLISPTEIQRITYSQETCDNLQEMLSELFTPVETPEAPNRGFFKGLFGGGAQSLDREDLFGETAAGKASRSLAQHIPGPGSMEGMKGAASGVVGELARARIALDERGQKLGELEERTAAMMASAESFSKHAHDMMLKYKDKKWYQL from the exons ATGAAGAAGTTTAATATTCGGAAGGTGCTGGACGGCTTGACAGCggcttcttcctcctcctccgcaACTGCTCAGCCGGGTACTCCCAGGGAAAATGATGTTGTCCAGGAGACTTTACAGTCGGAACATTTCCAGCTTTGCAAG actGTGCGTCATGGCTTCCCATATCAACCATCCTCAATGGCTTTTGACCCCGTACAGAAAATCTTGGCCATTGGGACTCAGACTGGAGCTTTGAGGct CTTTGGCCGTGCAGGCGTGGAGTGTTACTGTCAGCACGAGAGCGGTGCCGCTGTCATCCAGCTCCAATTCCTGATCAACGAG GGGGCGCTGGTGAGTGCCTTAGCTGATGACAGCATCCACCTGTGGAACCTGAGGCAAAAAATCCCGGCTATCCTGCATTCGCTCAAGTTTAACAGGGAGAG AATCACATACTGCCACCTGCCCTTCCAGAGCAAATGGCTGTACATCGGCACAGAAAGAGGAAACATCCACATTGTCAACGTGGAGTCCTTCACTCTCTCAGGCTACGTTATTATGTGGAACAAAGCCATCGAACT ATCCACCAAGACACACCCAGGGCCTGTTGTGCACATCAGTGATAACCCCATGGATGAGGGCAAG CTTCTGATTGGATTTGAGACTGGGGTAGTCGTGTTGTGGGATTTGAAGTCCAAAAAAGCTGACTACCGCTACAATTATGACGAG GCAATCCACTCAGTCGCCTGGCACCATGAGGGCAAGCAGTTTGTTTGCAGCCACTCCGATGGCACTTTGACCACGTGGAATGTACGAACCCCGGCCAAGCCTGCACAGATCATCACACCACACG GAAAGCAGCCTAAGGATGGAAAAAAGCCAGAACCATGCAAGCCTATCCTGAAAGTGGAGTACAAAACAACAAGGGCTGG GGACCCATTCATGGTGCTGTCTGGAGGTCTGTCTTATGATACAGTGGGGAGGAGAGCCTGTCTGACTGTGATGCATGGAAAGAGCACTGCTGTTCTGGAGATGGACTACCCCATTGTGGATTTCCTTACACTGTGTGAAACTCCATATCCAAATG ACTTTCAGGAGCCTTACGCTGTGGTAGTCCTACTTGAGAAAGATTTGGTCGTAATAGATCTCGGACAGATTGG ATATCCCATATTTGAAAATCCATATCCTCTGGCTATCCATGAGTCACCGGTGACCTGCTGTGAGTATTTTGCCGACTGTCCTGCTGAACTTATTCCTGCACTTTACTCTGTCGGCTGTCGGCAAAAGAGGCAAGGTTACAGTAAGAAG gaatgGCCCATTAGTGGTGGAAACTGGGGCCAAGGCACACAGAGTTACCCAGAGATTATAATCACAGG ACATGCTGATGGGTCAATCAAGTTTTGGGATGCTTCTGCAt TAATGCTCCAAGCACTGTACAAGCTGAAGACTGCCAAGGTGTTTGAGAGGGCTCGTGGAAAGGAGGAGAAGCCAAACACAGATATAGTAGATGAAGACCCGTTTGCCATCCAGACCTTGTCATGGTGTCCTGAGAGCAGGATGCTTTGCCTGGCTGGAGTATCTGCTCATGTTATCGTCTATAGATTCAGCAAACAAGAAATCACCACTGAAGCTGTTGAG CTCTTGGAGGTGCGAATGCAGAGTGAATTTAGTGACGTGGACTCCCCTGACCCAGGAGGAGACCAGACCCCCACTTTGCCAACCTCGGGAGCTTCCTCCAGCCCTCAGGAGAGCGAGCCTCCCACTCAGCCATTGACAGGCAGCAACTCCTCTGATGGCCCACGAGACAATATACCATGCCTGCA GGTGCGGAGCTCCCCACTGAAGCAGTCTCCGGGGTATCAGGTGGAACTGGTGATCCAGCTGGTGTGGGTGAGTGGGGAGCCACCTCAGCAGATCACCAGCCTGGCAATCAATTCCTCCTATGGCCT TGTGGTGTTTGGAAACAGTAATGGTCTGGCTGTGGTGGACTACCTCCAGAAAACTCTGCTTCTCAATATGGGCACGTCAGAGCTGTACAGCCCATCTGACCCCTATCAGAGGCAGCCTCGCTCCCCACGTAAAGCAAAGCCTGCTGGAG CGATTTGTGAATCCAACGATGGGTCCAACACCTCAGAGGACCGCTGCAGATCACCTACTTCAG ATGCCAAGGATAATTCATTCACCCGCTCACGTAGTTCAAGTGTAACCAGCATAGACAGAGAATCTCGAGAGGCCCTCTCCTCCTTTTACTTCTGTGAGAGTTTCCCGAGAAAGACAGACAGTCTGGTCAGCCCCTGTCTGCTCGTGGGGACCACCCAAGGCTCTGTGATGATGGTGGCCCTCAGCCTGCCACCCGGTGGGGACCAGAGGTTGCAGCAGCTAGTTGGCATTGCCTCCTGTG GTACCTTGGTCAGACTCAAAGGAGGCATTTTGACTATGGCCCTGCTGGATGCAACTGGAACTCTGCTGCCCCCTTCCTTTGAGCAGTGGTATGACCCAAATGCCtcagatgaagaaaaagagaagggCCGGAAGCGCAGGCCAGCCTCTCCTGCCTCGTCACAAGAGGGCCAGGAGCCTCAGTTTGCCATACTGTGTTCAGAGAAACAGGCCAAGGTGGTGGCCCTGCCCTCCCAAACTCGCATCTACAAACACAGCATCACAGAGACTTCCTTCGTACTGAGGGCTGATGTTGTGCAGATGGCTGGGGCTAACTGCATCGCCTGTTTCTGTGCTAATGGGCATATAATGACTCTGAG TTTGCCTAGTTTGCGTCCGCTTCTGGAGGTGAACTACCTGCCACTGACAGACATGCGGATAGCAAGAACATTCTGCTTCTCTAACCTGGGTCAGGCTCTGTACCTCATCTCCCCTACTGAGATCCAGAGGATCACCTACAGCCAGGAGACCTGTGACAACCTGCAG GAGATGCTCAGTGAGTTATTTACCCCAGTGGAGACACCAGAGGCTCCAAACAGAGGTTTCTTCAAAGGCCTTTTTGGGGGAGGAGCTCAGTCTCTGGACAGAGAGGACCTCT TTGGCGAAACAGCTGCAGGTAAGGCCTCTCGTAGCCTGGCGCAACACATCCCTGGGCCAGGCAGCATGGAAGGCATGAAGGGGGCAGCGTCAGGAGTTGTGGGAGAGCTTGCCCGTGCCAGAATAGCTCTGGATGAGAGAGGACAGAAGCTGGGCGAGCTGGAGGAGAGAACAGCAGCCATGATGGCCAGTGCAGAGTCCTTCTCCAAACATGCACATGAT ATGATGTTGAAATACAAAGATAAAAAGTGGTACCAGCTCTGA
- the stxbp5b gene encoding syntaxin-binding protein 5 isoform X3 has protein sequence MKKFNIRKVLDGLTAASSSSSATAQPGTPRENDVVQETLQSEHFQLCKTVRHGFPYQPSSMAFDPVQKILAIGTQTGALRLFGRAGVECYCQHESGAAVIQLQFLINEGALVSALADDSIHLWNLRQKIPAILHSLKFNRERITYCHLPFQSKWLYIGTERGNIHIVNVESFTLSGYVIMWNKAIELSTKTHPGPVVHISDNPMDEGKLLIGFETGVVVLWDLKSKKADYRYNYDEAIHSVAWHHEGKQFVCSHSDGTLTTWNVRTPAKPAQIITPHGKQPKDGKKPEPCKPILKVEYKTTRAGDPFMVLSGGLSYDTVGRRACLTVMHGKSTAVLEMDYPIVDFLTLCETPYPNDFQEPYAVVVLLEKDLVVIDLGQIGYPIFENPYPLAIHESPVTCCEYFADCPAELIPALYSVGCRQKRQGYSKKEWPISGGNWGQGTQSYPEIIITGHADGSIKFWDASALMLQALYKLKTAKVFERARGKEEKPNTDIVDEDPFAIQTLSWCPESRMLCLAGVSAHVIVYRFSKQEITTEAVELLEVRMQSEFSDVDSPDPGGDQTPTLPTSGASSSPQESEPPTQPLTGSNSSDGPRDNIPCLQVRSSPLKQSPGYQVELVIQLVWVSGEPPQQITSLAINSSYGLVVFGNSNGLAVVDYLQKTLLLNMGTSELYSPSDPYQRQPRSPRKAKPAGAICESNDGSNTSEDRCRSPTSGSPSPCNSDDDKKQKFIEKDAKDNSFTRSRSSSVTSIDRESREALSSFYFCESFPRKTDSLVSPCLLVGTTQGSVMMVALSLPPGGDQRLQQLVGIASCGTLVRLKGGILTMALLDATGTLLPPSFEQWYDPNASDEEKEKGRKRRPASPASSQEGQEPQFAILCSEKQAKVVALPSQTRIYKHSITETSFVLRADVVQMAGANCIACFCANGHIMTLSLPSLRPLLEVNYLPLTDMRIARTFCFSNLGQALYLISPTEIQRITYSQETCDNLQEMLSELFTPVETPEAPNRGFFKGLFGGGAQSLDREDLFGETAAGKASRSLAQHIPGPGSMEGMKGAASGVVGELARARIALDERGQKLGELEERTAAMMASAESFSKHAHDMMLKYKDKKWYQL, from the exons ATGAAGAAGTTTAATATTCGGAAGGTGCTGGACGGCTTGACAGCggcttcttcctcctcctccgcaACTGCTCAGCCGGGTACTCCCAGGGAAAATGATGTTGTCCAGGAGACTTTACAGTCGGAACATTTCCAGCTTTGCAAG actGTGCGTCATGGCTTCCCATATCAACCATCCTCAATGGCTTTTGACCCCGTACAGAAAATCTTGGCCATTGGGACTCAGACTGGAGCTTTGAGGct CTTTGGCCGTGCAGGCGTGGAGTGTTACTGTCAGCACGAGAGCGGTGCCGCTGTCATCCAGCTCCAATTCCTGATCAACGAG GGGGCGCTGGTGAGTGCCTTAGCTGATGACAGCATCCACCTGTGGAACCTGAGGCAAAAAATCCCGGCTATCCTGCATTCGCTCAAGTTTAACAGGGAGAG AATCACATACTGCCACCTGCCCTTCCAGAGCAAATGGCTGTACATCGGCACAGAAAGAGGAAACATCCACATTGTCAACGTGGAGTCCTTCACTCTCTCAGGCTACGTTATTATGTGGAACAAAGCCATCGAACT ATCCACCAAGACACACCCAGGGCCTGTTGTGCACATCAGTGATAACCCCATGGATGAGGGCAAG CTTCTGATTGGATTTGAGACTGGGGTAGTCGTGTTGTGGGATTTGAAGTCCAAAAAAGCTGACTACCGCTACAATTATGACGAG GCAATCCACTCAGTCGCCTGGCACCATGAGGGCAAGCAGTTTGTTTGCAGCCACTCCGATGGCACTTTGACCACGTGGAATGTACGAACCCCGGCCAAGCCTGCACAGATCATCACACCACACG GAAAGCAGCCTAAGGATGGAAAAAAGCCAGAACCATGCAAGCCTATCCTGAAAGTGGAGTACAAAACAACAAGGGCTGG GGACCCATTCATGGTGCTGTCTGGAGGTCTGTCTTATGATACAGTGGGGAGGAGAGCCTGTCTGACTGTGATGCATGGAAAGAGCACTGCTGTTCTGGAGATGGACTACCCCATTGTGGATTTCCTTACACTGTGTGAAACTCCATATCCAAATG ACTTTCAGGAGCCTTACGCTGTGGTAGTCCTACTTGAGAAAGATTTGGTCGTAATAGATCTCGGACAGATTGG ATATCCCATATTTGAAAATCCATATCCTCTGGCTATCCATGAGTCACCGGTGACCTGCTGTGAGTATTTTGCCGACTGTCCTGCTGAACTTATTCCTGCACTTTACTCTGTCGGCTGTCGGCAAAAGAGGCAAGGTTACAGTAAGAAG gaatgGCCCATTAGTGGTGGAAACTGGGGCCAAGGCACACAGAGTTACCCAGAGATTATAATCACAGG ACATGCTGATGGGTCAATCAAGTTTTGGGATGCTTCTGCAt TAATGCTCCAAGCACTGTACAAGCTGAAGACTGCCAAGGTGTTTGAGAGGGCTCGTGGAAAGGAGGAGAAGCCAAACACAGATATAGTAGATGAAGACCCGTTTGCCATCCAGACCTTGTCATGGTGTCCTGAGAGCAGGATGCTTTGCCTGGCTGGAGTATCTGCTCATGTTATCGTCTATAGATTCAGCAAACAAGAAATCACCACTGAAGCTGTTGAG CTCTTGGAGGTGCGAATGCAGAGTGAATTTAGTGACGTGGACTCCCCTGACCCAGGAGGAGACCAGACCCCCACTTTGCCAACCTCGGGAGCTTCCTCCAGCCCTCAGGAGAGCGAGCCTCCCACTCAGCCATTGACAGGCAGCAACTCCTCTGATGGCCCACGAGACAATATACCATGCCTGCA GGTGCGGAGCTCCCCACTGAAGCAGTCTCCGGGGTATCAGGTGGAACTGGTGATCCAGCTGGTGTGGGTGAGTGGGGAGCCACCTCAGCAGATCACCAGCCTGGCAATCAATTCCTCCTATGGCCT TGTGGTGTTTGGAAACAGTAATGGTCTGGCTGTGGTGGACTACCTCCAGAAAACTCTGCTTCTCAATATGGGCACGTCAGAGCTGTACAGCCCATCTGACCCCTATCAGAGGCAGCCTCGCTCCCCACGTAAAGCAAAGCCTGCTGGAG CGATTTGTGAATCCAACGATGGGTCCAACACCTCAGAGGACCGCTGCAGATCACCTACTTCAG GCTCTCCCTCGCCCTGCAATTCTGATGATGACAAAAAGCAGAAGTTCATAGAGAAGG ATGCCAAGGATAATTCATTCACCCGCTCACGTAGTTCAAGTGTAACCAGCATAGACAGAGAATCTCGAGAGGCCCTCTCCTCCTTTTACTTCTGTGAGAGTTTCCCGAGAAAGACAGACAGTCTGGTCAGCCCCTGTCTGCTCGTGGGGACCACCCAAGGCTCTGTGATGATGGTGGCCCTCAGCCTGCCACCCGGTGGGGACCAGAGGTTGCAGCAGCTAGTTGGCATTGCCTCCTGTG GTACCTTGGTCAGACTCAAAGGAGGCATTTTGACTATGGCCCTGCTGGATGCAACTGGAACTCTGCTGCCCCCTTCCTTTGAGCAGTGGTATGACCCAAATGCCtcagatgaagaaaaagagaagggCCGGAAGCGCAGGCCAGCCTCTCCTGCCTCGTCACAAGAGGGCCAGGAGCCTCAGTTTGCCATACTGTGTTCAGAGAAACAGGCCAAGGTGGTGGCCCTGCCCTCCCAAACTCGCATCTACAAACACAGCATCACAGAGACTTCCTTCGTACTGAGGGCTGATGTTGTGCAGATGGCTGGGGCTAACTGCATCGCCTGTTTCTGTGCTAATGGGCATATAATGACTCTGAG TTTGCCTAGTTTGCGTCCGCTTCTGGAGGTGAACTACCTGCCACTGACAGACATGCGGATAGCAAGAACATTCTGCTTCTCTAACCTGGGTCAGGCTCTGTACCTCATCTCCCCTACTGAGATCCAGAGGATCACCTACAGCCAGGAGACCTGTGACAACCTGCAG GAGATGCTCAGTGAGTTATTTACCCCAGTGGAGACACCAGAGGCTCCAAACAGAGGTTTCTTCAAAGGCCTTTTTGGGGGAGGAGCTCAGTCTCTGGACAGAGAGGACCTCT TTGGCGAAACAGCTGCAGGTAAGGCCTCTCGTAGCCTGGCGCAACACATCCCTGGGCCAGGCAGCATGGAAGGCATGAAGGGGGCAGCGTCAGGAGTTGTGGGAGAGCTTGCCCGTGCCAGAATAGCTCTGGATGAGAGAGGACAGAAGCTGGGCGAGCTGGAGGAGAGAACAGCAGCCATGATGGCCAGTGCAGAGTCCTTCTCCAAACATGCACATGAT ATGATGTTGAAATACAAAGATAAAAAGTGGTACCAGCTCTGA